One window of the Solanum stenotomum isolate F172 chromosome 11, ASM1918654v1, whole genome shotgun sequence genome contains the following:
- the LOC125846103 gene encoding uncharacterized protein LOC125846103 has product MGDHVKEFGRILDYKDELLRSNPGSTCVVKLGEANEDGRVVFEAFYICFAALKMAFMSARKCIGLDGCFLKGVCRGQLLIAVAKDGNNQMLPLAWAVVENENTNSWSWFISLLQEDLGLGDGTNFTIMSDMQKGLDIAIKELLPACEERRCARHILANWSHNWKGLQRKKLFWKCARSTFEAEFRENLEELSKLGTGIVDDLIYYDKEYWCKVYFNCEVKSDAIDNNMCESFNAWILSARHKTIISMLEEIRTKVMTRLARLSEFPNSWITNFSPMAMKVLEENIDKSMACNIEFNGVTGYEVLDGYKQHTRGT; this is encoded by the exons ATGGGTGATCATGTTAAGGAGTTTGGGAGAATTCTTGATTATAAGGATGAGTTGTTAAGGTCTAATCCTGGGAGTACTTGTGTGGTGAAGCTTGGTGAAGCTAATGAAGATGGTAGGGTAGTATTTGAGGCATTTTACATCTGTTTTGCTGCACTCAAGATGGCATTCATGTCAGCTAGAAAATGCATTGGTTTGGATGGTTGTTTCTTGAAGGGGGTATGCAGGGGTCAATTACTTATTGCAGTGGCCAAAGATGGCAATAATCAAATGCTTCCACTTGCTTGGGCTGTAGTTGAAAATGAGAACACAAATAGTTGGAGTTGGTTTATTTCTCTGTTGCAAGAAGATTTAGGATTAGGAGATGGAACAAATTTCACCATTATGTCAGACATGCAAAAG GGACTGGATATAGCTATTAAGGAGTTATTGCCAGCTTGTGAGGAAAGAAGGTGTGCTAGACATATACTAGCAAATTGGTCACATAATTGGAAAGGGCTGCAAAGGAAGAAACTGTTCTGGAAGTGTGCTAGAAGTACTTTTGAAGCTGAATTCAGAGAAAATTTGGAAGAGCTGTCTAAACTAGGTACGGGTATAGTGGATGATCTAATTTACTATGATAAAGAATATTGGTGCAAAGTGTATTTTAATTGTGAAGTTAAGTCTGATGCAATAGATAATAATATGTGTGAGAGCTTTAATGCTTGGATTTTGTCTGCAAGGCATAAAACCATTATTAGTATGCTTGAAGAGATAAGGACTAAGGTCATGACTAGGTTAGCTAGGTTAAGTGAATTTCCAAACTCTTGGATAACCAACTTCTCTCCAATGGCAATGAAAGTATTAGAAGAAAATATTGATAAGTCAATGGCATGTAACATTGAGTTTAATGGAGTAACTGGATATGAGGTTTTAGATGGATACAAACAACACACT AGAGGTACTTGA
- the LOC125844941 gene encoding uncharacterized protein LOC125844941, producing MTKSELNKLCMDENDSMINAEVRCKHGILLQMQTSWSYRNPGRRFWSCPHYEAMNCNFFRWRDKERVDERSQFILPKLVNRIKELEEKYEHVKMQLEHLDNSNIEQSKQEKIPLDEGESLRNRYENLNINSKEKGRNVKEMGDLKEKKMKGMKMKKNDEGCRCFGKFLCCLMICFVVIFVSFLTQVGRLKDQMKLP from the coding sequence ATGACAAAATCTGAGTTGAATAAGTTGTGTATGGATGAGAATGATTCAATGATCAATGCGGAAGTGCGATGCAAGCATGGAATCTTATTGCAAATGCAGACGTCTTGGTCATATCGCAATCCCGGAAGACGATTTTGGTCTTGTCCTCACTATGAGGCCATGAACTGTAATTTTTTTAGATGGAGAGACAAAGAGAGAGTTGATGAAAGATCTCAGTTTATTCTTCCGAAATTGGTGAATAGGATTAAGGAGttagaagaaaaatatgagCATGTGAAGATGCAATTGGAACATCTTGATAATTCCAACATTGAACAGTCAAAACAAGAAAAGATTCCTTTGGATGAAGGTGAAAGTCTTCGAAATCGTTATGAAAATCTCAACATCAATTCAAAGGAGAAGGGTCGTAATGTAAAAGAAATGGGTGAtttgaaagagaagaaaatgaaagggatgaaaatgaagaaaaatgatgAAGGCTGTCGTTGTTTTGGGAAATTCCTTTGTTGTTTGATGATTTGTTTTGTTGTTATATTTGTTAGCTTTCTAACCCAAGTTGGTAGGTTGAAGGATCAAATGAAATTGCCATAA